A stretch of Plutella xylostella chromosome 10, ilPluXylo3.1, whole genome shotgun sequence DNA encodes these proteins:
- the LOC105391508 gene encoding uncharacterized protein LOC105391508 — translation MKRIFRRIRDKIKFKGDPPPPYQENECGDINLRPPIRDARVLDPSPPYEVLDLLANCRIAPRSEDIGDSEVEYAEIEEMGLFHSTPLSHRHKSKISLTWVLKENLENTRPQAKPSERVNSDVERYQRHNQKYSDKDRQQRKCGRNVLRETKERVVGRNEYYHNLKFKSACELQESGSEGEEWRRRRRHRHRRRKKRHTDRFGYDIRDLDSFLSEASIDRPGNIPVVIAYPTTLYQRGAGRHGELPLALGTVVNAVCKNQLWLYAQTPHGHEGYVLYSACLPLPILPHRPHQQKKTPCWESSTDIYPQPCGNLTDTEKEHLRGRTKSESRYRPKNPDKTRPKSCAEEDFDNLYLKTKSVCSNIDKLYEDWDPKKEFKSKSSALKLNDVKRQTLLVVNSDFTGSSLNRTLSVQKGDVVVLVQGRGETDVDAEWFYVRKRDGSQGFIPAIIAGNGYI, via the exons AAATCAAGTTCAAAGGagacccgccgccgccgtatCAGGAAAATGAATGCGGCGATATTAATTTGCGGCCGCCGATACGAGACGCGCGTGTTTTG gATCCGTCACCACCGTACGAAGTATTGGACCTGCTCGCGAACTGCCGAATAGCACCAAGGTCCGAGGACATCGGAGATTCCGAGGTGGAGTACGCGGAGATCGAAGAGATGGGTCTGTTCCACTCGACGCCGCTGAGCCACCGGCACAAGTCCAAGATCTCCCTCACGTGGGTGCTGAAGGAAAACCTGGAGAATACCAGACCGCAGGCGAAGCCGAGCGAGAGAGTCAACAGCGATGTGGAGAGGTACCAGCGGCACAATCAGAAGTACTCCGATAAGGATCGCCAGCAGAGAAAGTGCGGCCGTAACGTGTTGAGGGAAACAAAAGAGCGTGTTGTGGGACGGAACGAGTACTATCataatttaaagtttaagAGTGCGTGTGAGCTGCAGGAGTCGGGGTCGGAGGGCGAGGagtggcgccgccgccgccgccaccgccaccGCCGCAGGAAGAAACGCCACACAGACCGCTTCGGGTACGACATACGGGACCTCGATAGCTTCTTGAGCGAG GCATCAATCGACCGTCCCGGCAACATCCCCGTGGTCATCGCGTACCCCACCACCCTGTACcagcggggcgcggggcggcacGGCGAGCTGCCCCTAGCGCTGGGCACGGTGGTGAACGCCGTGTGCAAGAACCAGCTGTGGCTGTACGCGCAGACGCCGCACGGACACGAGGGCTACGTGTTGTATAGCGCGTGCCTGCCGCTCCCGATACTGCCCCACAG ACCACACCAACAGAAGAAGACCCCGTGTTGGGAGAGCAGCACAGACATATACCCGCAGCCCTGCGGCAACCTCACCGACACGGAGAAGGAGCACCTGCGCGGCAGAACCAAGTCGGAAAGCCGATACCGCCCGAAGAATCCCGACAAAACCCGACCCAAGTCCTGCGCCGAAGAGGACTTTGACAACCTATATTTAAAGACCAAATCCGTGTGCTCGAACATTGATAAGCTATACGAAGATTGGGACCCCAAAAAGGAGTTTAAAAGTAAATCTAGTGCACTGAAGTTAAATGATGTTAAAAGACAGACTTTATTAGTAGTGAATAGTGACTTTACCGGCAGTTCGTTGAATAGAACTTTGTCAGTGCAAAAAGGTGATGTTGTGGTGTTAGTGCAAGGGAGAGGGGAGACTGATGTGGATGCAGAGTGGTTCTATGTGAGGAAACGAGACGGCAGTCAGGGTTTCATTCCTGCTATTATTGCTGGAAATGGTTATATTTAA